Below is a window of Carassius auratus strain Wakin chromosome 50, ASM336829v1, whole genome shotgun sequence DNA.
AACCTGGAATAAAAAGCAAAACCTTCAACCTTCAAACCCTTGTTTTTCAGTAGTAACttacaaaatacaataatgattaaCAAATCAAGACCTAGGCCTGAGTAACAAAACACATTTCCCAATCTGATTCTGATATTGATTTGATTCTGTTTCATTGGGGTATTTTATTAGtgaataacatttaaaacattttatcactGGCGTCACCTTAAatgaaaagaatcagttcagaaaatCATTAGGTCCTGAATCGTATCACACTGGTTTTGAttctctaaaaaaacaaaaagtcattCATTTGTGAATTTGACTATTCTGGTTACACATCACGTTTTGATTCATTAATACGAACCCGTTCATAGGAGTCACTTGTTCGGGAATCTAGTTATACTGTATGATTTAATATACTAAAAGAACTGCTTCCTAGGAATCATTTGTTTCTGAATCGAATGGAAAACGTGATTCATTGGAAACTCATTACTTTTACACAAACAGCTCAGCCGATAAATCAGAGCATTAAAGAGCACTGAGACTGGACTATAACCCTGAAAATACACACAAGCACAAGACTACTGAAGCGCATTACCAAACATGTTACACATGGCTCACTCAGAAACAAGTTACCATAAAGCCATACATTGCCATTTACAAGTAATTCCTTCCCATCATAAAACATTATTACTGATTAGATAACTAACAAAAGCACTGTAGTGCACACTTGTGTCATGATCAGATTTTACAGTGGTGCCATAATGCAACAGGCAATTATCAGAAAGAGTAGACTGGCTTACATATAAACTTTCCCTTATACGCTGGATTTAATTATGATCACCCCCAATTATTCATGCCCTGATGAACATTTAACAGCAACAAAGAGCACTTTTTGGTAACTAAGGAGGTAAGACATTCTATGCGTCATTATGAAAGGAACATCACaaacaagtgttattttagtttcacaATATACTGTTATggtttttattagtgttttgaattagttctttatttccgttttaaaGTAGCTAAAGTTTTTGTAATTGTGTTATGTTTATTtagttctttttcatttttttttttttttttattaatcattttgaaatgatgccttgctgatgttttttatttattttctttaatttcagttaacatttatttaatgtcaagtgactttttaattgttttagttaatgataataattgcTCAAAACGGACCTTATCCATGTGAAAAATTAAGTCCAGTTCACACACGTTCTCAAAGCATTTGTCCAGGGTTTCCACAAAGACCTGCATGAAAACAGTATACACAACTGTGAATAAAAAGCTGTTCTTTcagctacatttttaaaatacttgtgTAAAGTTTCAGGttacacagaaagaaaaaaagaagcaaagtAACTACTCATGCAAAAAAGTAGTATGGCATTCCCATTGTATCAAACGGAAATACTAAAGGTAATAGAGAATTAGTATGGTCTAGTGAGGACTAAAGCATCCTGATATGTCAAACAACCATTGCACTAAAACAAGTGTTTAAAACTCTGCCTTGTCTTTATGTACATCTTCAAAAAACCATTAATACCTGAATGCAATATGAGTACGTTCACCTGTATGAGATCTAGAATCCCCAGCTCACTCTCTGATGAGTCCACACAAAACACAAAGTACAGGGTGGCATAGTGTCTGTAGATCAGCTTGTAGTCAGAGCCTCCGATCAAACTACAAGTGAAGAGCAAAACTAGAGTAAATCACTTCTgacatatacaggtgcatctcaaaaaattagaatatcatggacattttttgtttgtaatttaatttcaaaaagccaacttttttattttctagattcattgcacacaaacagaaatatttaaagagttttccAGTTTTAATTCTGATAGTTATGgtttacagcttaggaaaaaaaaaattcagcatctcaaaaaaaaaaaaaaaaaaagaaaagaaaaaagatttgcaaaacagaaatgttcaggatctccaaagcaggtttaattatgcagtCAGTACTTGGTTGAGGCTACTTAtgcatgaattactgcttcagtgGCTGGAGGGCGTTTGAGgtttgaagcccaggttgctttgatagcagcCTTCCGTTCCTCTGTAttttttgtcagatgttacttatcttcctcttcacaacaCCCCATAGactctctgtgaggttcaggtcaggtgagttggctggccaatcaagcacagtaatatcatggtaatcaaaccacttggaagtggttttggaaCTGTGGGCAGGTCCTGCTGCAAGATTAAATCAACATCTCCATAAAGcatgtcagcagatggaagaaaaaagtgatacaaaatctcctggtagatggctgcactGACTTTGGACTAGATCAACCTCAATGGACCAACACCTgctccccaaatcatcactgacttcagaaacttcacactggactttggaatCTGTTcgtccccagtcttcctccagactccagaccttgatttccaaatgaaatgctaaatttactttaggactgtggaccactgagcaacagtccagttctttttctccttacctcaagtgaaatgcttctgacgtttttttctggttcaggagtggtttggttctaggaatgtgacagctgtagcccttttcctgaagacgtctgagtgtggtgactcttgatgtgctgactctggcttcagtccactccttgtgaagctctcccaagttcttgaatcagcttttcctgacaatcttcccaaggttgtggtcatccctgttgcttgtgcaccttttcctaccccaCTTtctccttccagtcaactttctatgaatatatttagatacagcactctgtgaacagccagcccttaagcaatgaccttctgtggcttaccttCCTTCTGGAGGAttttgatgattgtcttctggacaactgtcaagtcagtagtcctTCCCAttattgtggttgcatgttctaatcTAGCCCAAAAGGTACCCAGTGTAATCAAGCAATAACccaactaatcaagctcaaaatggaatattcaaattttttgagatactgaatttgatattttcctaagctgtaagtcgtaaccatcagaattaaaacaaacagaaaaaactcttgaaatattttagtttgtgtgcaatgaatctagaatataagaaagtttgctttttttaaataaattacaaaaaataaagagcttttccatgatattcgaatttttttagatgcacctgttcAGAGCATACATCTTTATACCGTCCTAGATATAGAGATACAGGTGACAATTGTAACAGTAAAACCTTATGAGTAACATTATTATGCAGTAACCCTTCTGTCACCTTCCACCCTCCAGAAAATTGCAAACATTGTCGTCTCTTTTAGACACCAAGTGAAAGGTCTCCCTAATGATCTGTTGTTGCATATCTTCTgcctgtgacaaaaaaaaaaaaaaaacatcatcagttGTTGTCAATTACTTTTTCACACTGGATTTTCACATTAactcataataaaatatacagtggAGCAAATGAAACACAAtggttaaacattatataaaaattactATTATGAAAATAAGATACAGATTACTACGCTTATGTAGATTAGTTTATACACATATAATAAGCAATAAACAAATTGATGCTGTATAGGCTAATGCTGTATGTTTAACTATGAAATATTGAGTAAAAGACAGATAAATGAATTAATCTGCTAGTAACGTTAGTGTCTAAATAGTAAGACTGGCAATGGCTGGCAAATGCAGTTTCAGTGTCTTTTATGCGCTTATCttacaaaatattgataaaatctgATGAGTCTGGGTTTCCCATGGTTGTTAAAAATGAGAATAGCCTTGATCATCCTTTCCGTTTGACTATTTTTATGTGTTTACTAGGTTTTTACGTTTTTAGCTAAGCTTTAGCTGGTCAATAAAGAACGACTCTAAGTACTTCCGTGTCCTTCCCTTCTTTATTATAAAAGTCCTTGGAAATAAATGTACAGACGGGGAAAACGATTAAAGAGAAGAacctgtgtgtgttgtgtgtgtgtgtgtgtgtgtgtgtgtgtgtgtgtgtgtgtgtgtttgtgtgtgtgtgtttcaacattgttaattttacattacgaatatttgttttgtatatatttatataaaacaattttacatATAATCCCACTATACCTTTCAAACTGTGACTACCCTAATAATTTCTGGAattattcaatataattaaaTTCTCCATTATGAGCggatgacttttattttgacgcgCTCACGGCCCGGAAGTCCTGCATGTCCTCTCGTCGCGTCACTCGTGTGTCGTGTCTGTTAGCTAGCTGCTACTTATATAAACAACCCAGAATTAAAATAGGAAACATCAGACAGCAGAGTGACAATAAACACGCACTGCATGAGGAATGAGACGGAACTTATTCGCTTACGTTTGTAAACTGCGGTAAAGAAAAGTGTTTCGGAAACACTGCTATTTACATTTATAAccgattgtttttgttgttgttgtgaaagaACGCGTTGTATTTGTTGGTAAGTGCATCCTCGTGAgcttttttatgcatttgcttTGTCAGTGCTTTAATAGTTAACACCTTTTGtgtattaaaattgtattgtggTCATTCATCTGCATGATTAAGTCATTttctaattaatgtaattaatgttcATATcttatgttatttaaatgttatttatttattttactgtagtgTGTGTATCTAAGAAAAATAGATCCAGATCCAGTGGGTTAGAAAATTGTTTGTATTCGACAAACAATGTAGTTTGTGACCTTGTGACCCACATTACCATAGTAACGACCTTTAATTAACCTCCATGATGGTGTAAATTTACAATTATAAATTAGCTTCATGTGTGTCTTAAATAAccctttatattaaaaataaataaatagataattaatGTAATAGGATTTTTTTGCTGATAGTTCTATGGAAGTGATTTAATCCTGTTTTATCTAGAACTAAAAatggctttatttattttctgtctttaATTCCAGCTCGGGACGGACCATCCGTGAATAATCTGCTTCATCTCTTGtgagttttatttctttgttcaagcCGAGATGGAAGTCATATGATCTGTAGATCCTGGAAGGAGTTTAGAGAGCCCTTCAGTGCTGTTTGCCATGACCAGGTGCTCTCAGGGGTGTGGCAGACATTTATGTTCTTCGCCCCAAGACCTATTTATTCACTTTCGAAGCTTTCATATAACCAACAAACTGCAGGATCAACTCAAGTTCAAAGCATATTTCTAGCACTTAGAAGAGGTTAGGGCGTATGCTTCTTTAAAATGGGAGCTTCTAATGTGAAATAGAATATCATATGTAGCTTTATAATATGCCTCAACGTTCCTACATGTTATATAGCACTTAttgtttagtattattattgtttcacagGTTTGTGAAACCGCAGGTAGACCAGATGAAATTGTAAACATTTTCCTTGTAGTGTTTTGGAATTTGTACTAGATGGCGCAATTGAATCATATTTATGTTCATTCTCACTAGCTTCTGATACAACTGATATCTATctttctaatatatttaaaaatgaatgaatttgctTTTGTAGCTTTTGTGTATCTCACAGATGTTGGGGATGTGATCCTCTCTCACATTATGGTCTCAGCCACTCATGTGACCATGCCTGTCCATCCTTTCCTGGTCCTGCTTCCCATTCTGGGTCTCCTTGTGTTTCCATATTCACCCATGCATTTGGTAAATGGCCTCGGGATAGTGGAAAAACCGAAGAATTGTTCCCTGAGTCTTTGTAAGTCTGTCTCTCGTGCACCTCAGATAAGCTtttgaatgatttgtttaaattgcatttcaataataataattatatatataatataatatataattatttttttatttacattttttatcaatttaatgttttataataaatattcttGGATTTTAATAACATATTGAGAGAAAGGTAACCACAAAGGATCATTATGTTATGGCTACTATTCTGACAGAAGTATGctattgcaaaatgttttttgtgtgtaaataatttttttgttgtttttcttttatatatatatatatatatatatatatatatatataacctaattggattttactttatatttgttGTTTAATGTCAAGCATTTTTAAACTCAAAGAAATAAttcaaaatcattaattatattcctataatgcaataaatatataaGATTACACGGGTAAATGTTTTTGCACAGAATCCAAGTCAGTCATCTTGGTAATTTTAACTTTCTGTTATATCTATCAGCAGAATGTTTTGACAATATTCAATATCATTCAGAACCTGTAAGACCTAGTTCAGGTCATGTCAGATAGATCATATTTATGAGTTGAACGCACATGAACACCACCACAAATTCATTATTACATTTGAGTAAACTctgaatttttattaaattgaattaaaaaaaacgaaaaaaagtAAATATCACAATGTaaattctttattcattttttagttgtattataaaaaaaaaaaaaaaaagtttaattttatgtAGACAAGTTAATCTTGTTCTGACCAAAGTGACTTGAACATACCAGACATCATAATAACGACTTGTCAACACTTGGTCTTGAATGCACaaattcttctgtggaacacaaaagaaaatattttgaagaaccaaacaaCATTAAACCCCACttgaacttgtgtgtgtgtgtgtttgtgtgtttaattttttttattttccataatcTCTTCCAAGAAAGGAAAGGTTTGCAAAATGATCGACTAAGTTCTAACAGTACTGTTAACTGGCCCGAAGCTCTCACACGGGTCATTATTGTTGATCCCTGCACATACATAAGACATAAAGCAGAATGAACAGATTTGTTTGATTCTTTTAATCTATTTCTAAGAATTAAACCAGaacttttcttttcctgtttctttgaGGGCTTGAGAATGAAATGCAATCTGTGTGCTACCTTCAAAGATAAAACAAGGTACCTGcggaatataatatttttttttactaaagtaaAGCCATATGTTGCGCTTTGACTTTTATACATCAAGTTTTTCCTTTGAAGGACGTGCACTTTCAAAGAAGGCCATGTGTTTCGCATTTAAGATGAAAGGGAGGCCTGGTCGGGCTGTTCTGCTTATGTGCCAGGCGCTGCTTCAGCGGGCCATACCCTTCTGCAGTCTTCGTCAAGACATGCTCTTTTTCTAATTAAATCACTTTCTTTTTCCCCTTTCACTTTGACCACACACGTTGCACTTGAGTATCTCGCCACCTCTGTAAATGCTGGCTGTGTGTAGAGCGACTGGCGTAGCCTCCGTCTGATAACACGCACATACATTGTCGGTATTGAGTTTCCATCACGTTAGCTGTACAGAGATCGAAAGCAAGGTCAGAATCACCACCGCCATCTGGAAGTCGGAAATGTTTGGAATGATGGCAAGCTATAAATACATAAGCATTCCACATTCCACTGAAGGGAACGGTGTGTTTTGGACTCGTCAAAGACCAAACGTCCTACAGGGCAACCTGTGGCGACTGCAAAAATCAGGCCAGGTCCTCTACTGTTTCACACTGCTCTCCTTTCACctctggttttgtttgttttctgctttGAACAGCTGGAGAAGTGTTTTAAAAGGGAAAAATCACGATGCAGCTGGCCACTTGATTTAGTGTGTCGACGCTGACCAAGAGATGATTCATCTGGCGGTTAGCACTTCAGTGAGGTTGATTATTGATTCACCTGGAGCTTTTAAACTCTGGATGATAGTCCATTGGCAAGATCGAAAAAAGGAAATGGGGGCATTTTGGAGCATTCTGCAGTGCCAACGCAAGCAAATTCTTTCTAGCCCCGTTGGTCCTGCCGGGGGGAAGTGGGAATAAGGGATAGATTGGAGACGGATGCGGAGGTTGAGGTGTGCACACATGGCTGCTGGGAGGGGTTCAAAAAGAGGTTCAGCAAGGCCTATTTTTCCTCCCAGACGTGACTCGTTCCCAAAGACTGCAGAGCTCAGTTTGACATCCAGTAATGAGCATTCGGGGAACATCTCTCCCAGTGTAAACAACCTCTGGTTGAGGAGTCGcagattgtttgttttatttcatacttTAGATCAAGTTGTTAGAAATATTTGGCCATGACACTCTAAAAACAGCCTTTGAAACTTGGGTTATGGTTGTAAAAAGTGTCCATTTTTGCTGTTTGATGATTTATGAATTGGACATTTTGATGATGTCTCGGATCTTGTGaatatgttttctatttgttttcaGTAACTTCAGATTCAGACTGATTTGAACCATTGACCTGTGTActtttcaaatgattcattcagaaatggctcataagagtcatttaacTGTTGAACTCAATTCGGTCTGCAACTTGCTTTCAAGATCCTTTTAAAATAAGGTTTCTTTTGCCGTGGTACTGATTCATTAGCACCTCTGTCTATTCATCAGTCATATGTAGTTTTGAAGTCCATCGAAATTGACTGTAAACAaggtttatttcaagtaataaagTCCTGCTGATTACTTTGTTCTTCATTTTTCAGGTCCTGCAGGGGAATTCGGTTCGAAGGCCCAGAATGTTTCTTGTGAAAATGCCACAAATTTCAAAAACCCGTCAGTGGAACCAGATGTGAACCTAAATGGTAATATCTTTCCTAGGTTTacctgcaattttttttttttaatctcttgtaagaatgtttgtatttgttttgttcacTAACTTGTTCATTTGGAATGATTTGTCGCACTGATACAAAACCGTAAAGCCGAGTTCAGACTGTACGATTTTCAAAGTAGTCGggtcactgttcttttcacactgcatgactatcCTGGCCGGCATTCAGTCACTGCTGTGCTCACACTGCACAATGGATCGGCGACAGAAGgattcacactgcatgactttacaataggAAGAATCGCCGACAGCTCTGTCTGGCACGCAAACTgtgtttcacaaccaaacacacgcGAGATGTGACAAGGAAACAACGCGATATCACACTTGCAAGACCGGGGTTTTCACGTGAGACTGGGATAGCTCAGATGAAACGTCAAACAGACACGGGTGCTCCTGCTAAATTTAGActaatttattttccatttcatgGGTCCAAATAGaccgagaagaaagcctttttctGAAATTAAGCCATACTTGCCGATGGTGTAGTCTATAACTCCCCGAATTCCCCGCTGctctgtatcttgctctctcattggatGTCGTTCATTGCCGatgtagttttcagtcagaacacttttcagacagcatgattttgaatcgccgacaggtccagatatttagcatgccaaatatctCACGGGCATCGGCGACTCGTCTGCGATTCTCACAGATCGCGTCTTTGCTCCTTCACACAGCGTGATTGTCACTCGCGTGAATTAGCTTAGATTTGCCTGTGATTTCAGGCATTTGTCGGCGATTTTTCAAAACCTGTCGGCGAACCAAAAACGGGGCTaaaatcgtgcagtctgaacGCGGCTTTACGTGCAAAGTTATCAGAATCTAGAAATTAATTGTGACATTAGTGCAGTTAACATGGTCCAGATGTCACCATTTGTCAACCCAACCTTTGTTTTGGCAGACTCTGTCCATCTGGGCAAAAATCAGACTGGTGAATCTGTGATGCAAAATCAGCTTTCTGACACAAACTCCCAATCTTCTCCAGATGGTTCTTCAAATAATGTCACACTTAATGCTGATGACTTCATCTTCAGGACTTCCACTACCACAAATCTGGCCACTTTACCAGACAAATTTATGACCATATCGACCACCAACCTTCAGACCACTCCAACAGAGATGGTCCCCACAACCATTACAGTGGCAAAACCACCAATCACCTCAATAACTCTGACAACACCAGCTGCGACATCCACCAACACAACTAAACCTAAACCAATCACAACCAGCCCTACACCCTCTCCAGCCAGCCCTACACCCTCTCCAACAACTAGCAGAATAACCACCACCTCCATAACAGTTGCACAAACCATGTTTTCAAAACCGTCTTCTTCACCATCACCATCAGGGACCAAAACTTCCGCCAGCATCTCACCATCAGTGCCTACAACAAATTCATCCACTACTACCGCAAAACAAATCCAAACTTCTCCAGCATCATCAGATGAGAAGAAGCCATCACCAACCACGCCAAAAACCTCATTGAGCCCCTTAGTAGTGGCATCTACACTGCCCAAGGACATTCCCAAAGGGGACCAAGCCGTGATTGAGGTGGCCGGAGACCCTTTGACCAGCCACCTGTTGAACACAAGCTCCTTGTTGGCCGTTCTTCTGTTTGGCCTCCTCTTCTTCTTGGTCACGGTGGTGCTGTTTCTCAAACAAGCATACGAGAGTTACAAGCGGAAGGACTACACTCAGGTCGACTATCTCATCAACGGAATGTACTCCGATTCAGGGGTCTGACCAGGATTGTTTGGTTTACCTTTCAGTATATTTCCTTTTTCAACGGTTGGTAGCAGATCGACTTTGGTTTGAGACCTCTTGGTAGCACTCAAACACTTGAAAGCCCCTTACGACTTCAAGATACGAGAATCCAGTTGGTGCTCGAGTGTATCTTTTGTTTCTATGCAGATTTAGCTTCCACCTAACTCTTGGCACACGGGGCTGAAGCCTTAGTATTAACTTAGCCCTCAACCTTCATTCAGTGAATGTCATTATAAGGGATTCATAGTGCAATACCTGGAAATGTTTTGTCTATTCTGTCTTGTCCAGTGTTTCATCTGCGGCTGCTGAGTTGGCTGCAATAATtgcctttttttgtttgtcaGAACGGTTCAGGAAAATTCAAAGACATGTTTATGAATTAatgccttttttcttttgttttttaatgggtGTGAGGAATAAATGCCAAACCAGGAATTGTGGTACAGAAGCACATTATAGCCAAGGGAATAACTCCGCCATTGTGTATTTAGTGTCTGGAACAAAGATCAGATCAGAGGAAGGGATGAAGTATGATCGTTTGATATGTGCCAAATTGATTTTGTAAGTCTTAATCGCTGCACTGTTAAAAAGATgcataataaagaaaaaacttattttgcactcagagttattttattatgtgtgaAGTGTCTGTCTGTTCTTGATGTTACCTTAACTTTGATCCATGACTAGGCTGACGCCAAATCTGTGCATCTGGTTTCCACAGAAACTGGAACTTTCATCATAATGGAGTTTGTGTGTTTCTCTTAATTTAATAAGAATGTAGTTCACCCCCTTAAATAAGTTGGTCAGCATTTAACTAGCACATTAAGGAATGTGACATTGCTctgagaaaactaaaataaaacatttaggaGATGACAATTATGcgacataataatatatattttttatttaaattcttatcATAGTTAttccaaatcagcacagaaattgaaaaaaaaaaacaagcagaaatGGATGCGTTCAAGGGGTCCGTCGCCTTGCTTTTGGAGCCATTGGGCCCCAGGTTTCCCACGGTTTCAGTGTTTTTTATGAGGAGTTTATATCAATCAGCCTTTGAAGTAAACAAGATGCCACACATAAACAAGCCACATCTACCGGCCAATCATTGCACCTTGGAAATGTGCATCGCACATTGTCTAGTTTTAAAAGTCTGGAATTTTAATTGGCAGGGAGGAGAATAACAAGTTGGAAAGGTGGGCTGACACCTTTACAACACTCTCACCAGGGGATGGTTTTGTTTTGGAGGGAAACACAACAAGTCATGTGAAATGTGGATTTTATTAGAGAAGCACAGGATGGAGTATGGAGTCCATTGTTATCTTCTGCTGACGGTTGTGCAACTAGTTGCTGACCTGATCTgtcctaaaaactaaaaaatatcaTAACCTATGATTACCACATTTCTTGCTGAGcactgtatttttataatttccaAAGGAATTGTCTCAGGCCTCAAAATTTCCCAATCTCTCACTTTCTTTTGGCATTTCACATCATAGATTATTACTTCATGCCAAAAGAGAAACAATGGAGACAAATTTCCAATAAAAACGTTAACCACgctcttcaaacaaaacagtggGTCTCTCATTTGTTTTGATGGTTTGGTATTGATGGCTATTATTAGCCTTTTATTTGCTACAACTTTCAGCAGAATATCCATGTTTTCCTTGGTTGTGTAACTAAGTGGCAGACCCATATTCCAGCACAGCTT
It encodes the following:
- the LOC113066831 gene encoding AP-3 complex subunit sigma-2, with translation MIKAILIFNNHGKPRLIRFYQYFAEDMQQQIIRETFHLVSKRDDNVCNFLEGGSLIGGSDYKLIYRHYATLYFVFCVDSSESELGILDLIQVFVETLDKCFENVCELDLIFHMDKVHYILQEVVMGGMVLETNMNEIVAQVELQNRMEKSEGGLSAAPARAVSAVKNMNLPEIPRNINIGDINIKVPSLSPF
- the LOC113066832 gene encoding uncharacterized protein C11orf24-like isoform X2, which gives rise to MVSATHVTMPVHPFLVLLPILGLLVFPYSPMHLVNGLGIVEKPKNCSLSLCPAGEFGSKAQNVSCENATNFKNPSVEPDVNLNDGSSNNVTLNADDFIFRTSTTTNLATLPDKFMTISTTNLQTTPTEMVPTTITVAKPPITSITLTTPAATSTNTTKPKPITTSPTPSPASPTPSPTTSRITTTSITVAQTMFSKPSSSPSPSGTKTSASISPSVPTTNSSTTTAKQIQTSPASSDEKKPSPTTPKTSLSPLVVASTLPKDIPKGDQAVIEVAGDPLTSHLLNTSSLLAVLLFGLLFFLVTVVLFLKQAYESYKRKDYTQVDYLINGMYSDSGV
- the LOC113066832 gene encoding uncharacterized protein C11orf24-like isoform X1 is translated as MVSATHVTMPVHPFLVLLPILGLLVFPYSPMHLVNGLGIVEKPKNCSLSLCPAGEFGSKAQNVSCENATNFKNPSVEPDVNLNDSVHLGKNQTGESVMQNQLSDTNSQSSPDGSSNNVTLNADDFIFRTSTTTNLATLPDKFMTISTTNLQTTPTEMVPTTITVAKPPITSITLTTPAATSTNTTKPKPITTSPTPSPASPTPSPTTSRITTTSITVAQTMFSKPSSSPSPSGTKTSASISPSVPTTNSSTTTAKQIQTSPASSDEKKPSPTTPKTSLSPLVVASTLPKDIPKGDQAVIEVAGDPLTSHLLNTSSLLAVLLFGLLFFLVTVVLFLKQAYESYKRKDYTQVDYLINGMYSDSGV